Proteins encoded together in one Marispirochaeta sp. window:
- a CDS encoding SDR family NAD(P)-dependent oxidoreductase: MHSYYKDKYVIVTGGAGFIGSHLCEALVKNRANVIAVDNLIAGKKKNIIHLNNENNFKFVEADVCNREEMLPLLKDCEIIFHNAASKKNVCLTDSHKDLEINAGGTLNLLELANEFGIDRFIHASTGSVYGEPIIMPTTEKHPLRPVSYYGVSKLAGERYVDVFNRLYGLKTTILRYFHVYGTRQESNEFGGVVSIFLRNIKEGKPLRIFGSGRQVRSFTWVKDLVEANLRVGESHQAIGEVYNIASGIQVSIEELAQGLIKLTGKQSEILYEEPLIGDIDYFEVSSNKISESLDVQFTKDFWGTISQSIDQFYGYL, encoded by the coding sequence ATGCATAGCTATTACAAAGATAAGTATGTTATTGTTACAGGAGGAGCTGGGTTTATTGGATCCCATTTATGTGAGGCTCTTGTTAAAAATAGAGCAAACGTAATTGCTGTTGATAATTTAATCGCAGGGAAAAAAAAGAATATTATCCATCTAAATAATGAGAATAATTTTAAATTTGTTGAAGCAGATGTCTGTAACCGAGAAGAAATGTTACCTTTATTGAAAGATTGCGAAATCATCTTCCATAATGCAGCTTCAAAAAAAAATGTTTGTTTAACTGATTCACATAAAGATCTTGAAATAAATGCAGGAGGGACACTAAACTTACTCGAATTAGCAAATGAATTTGGCATAGATCGTTTTATTCATGCCTCTACGGGTTCTGTATATGGAGAGCCGATTATCATGCCTACAACTGAAAAACATCCTTTACGGCCAGTATCATATTACGGTGTATCGAAGCTTGCGGGAGAGCGATATGTAGATGTTTTTAATCGTCTTTATGGTCTTAAAACAACAATTCTACGATACTTTCATGTATATGGCACTAGGCAGGAATCCAATGAATTTGGAGGAGTTGTATCAATATTTCTGAGAAATATTAAAGAAGGTAAACCTTTAAGAATATTTGGTTCTGGGAGACAAGTTAGATCTTTTACTTGGGTTAAGGATCTGGTGGAAGCTAATCTTCGAGTAGGAGAGTCACATCAAGCAATTGGTGAGGTTTATAATATTGCGTCGGGTATCCAGGTAAGTATTGAAGAGCTTGCACAGGGTTTAATTAAGTTGACTGGAAAACAGAGTGAAATTCTTTATGAAGAGCCTTTGATTGGTGATATTGATTATTTTGAAGTATCTAGCAATAAGATTTCTGAATCGCTTGATGTCCAGTTTACAAAAGATTTTTGGGGTACGATTTCACAATCGATAGATCAGTTTTATGGTTATTTGTAG
- a CDS encoding Gfo/Idh/MocA family oxidoreductase gives MKKITLIGCGRISKRHIEAIDAAEGVEITSVCDIEESRAKNAGTQLNVPWLTDYTKIKNTDVAAVLTPSGMHPRHAAEVAEKTDIPYVLVEKPISLTVREACELFDRVDKAGKKLIPVYQNRYNPLVAFMKDMINTGKLGTIYQFNCNVFWNRNDDYFAIDWHGTKELDGGVLYTQASHYVDMIHFFFGEIAESKGIGGSLRNLEVYDSVSSVCEFQNGVIGTINATVSTYRKNFLTEFTIIAEKGTVRLSGTNLNTIDFWDVEGMEKPDIDFTIDHVYGKGHDTLYQYIAEEKWEMFPSRDDVLSGIRLMERLSY, from the coding sequence ATGAAAAAGATTACACTCATCGGCTGCGGCCGTATTTCCAAACGACACATCGAAGCCATTGATGCTGCAGAGGGTGTTGAGATTACATCTGTCTGTGACATAGAAGAAAGCAGGGCAAAAAACGCAGGAACACAGCTTAATGTTCCCTGGCTTACTGACTATACAAAAATCAAAAATACTGATGTAGCTGCAGTACTGACTCCTTCCGGTATGCATCCCCGTCACGCGGCCGAGGTAGCGGAAAAAACGGACATACCCTATGTTTTGGTGGAAAAACCAATATCACTCACAGTACGGGAAGCCTGCGAACTTTTCGACCGTGTGGATAAAGCAGGAAAAAAGCTTATTCCGGTTTATCAGAACCGCTACAACCCGCTTGTTGCATTTATGAAAGACATGATTAATACCGGAAAACTTGGTACGATCTATCAGTTCAACTGCAATGTATTCTGGAACAGAAACGATGACTATTTTGCCATAGACTGGCACGGAACAAAGGAACTGGACGGCGGTGTTCTCTACACCCAGGCCAGTCATTATGTGGATATGATCCACTTTTTCTTTGGAGAGATTGCAGAAAGCAAGGGCATCGGCGGCTCTTTACGAAATCTTGAAGTATATGATTCTGTGTCATCGGTTTGTGAGTTTCAGAACGGTGTTATAGGAACTATTAACGCTACAGTAAGCACCTACCGCAAAAATTTTCTAACTGAGTTTACCATAATCGCGGAAAAAGGCACAGTCCGACTTTCCGGAACAAACCTGAACACAATAGATTTCTGGGATGTTGAAGGTATGGAGAAACCGGACATCGACTTTACCATAGACCATGTGTACGGCAAGGGCCATGATACTCTTTACCAGTATATCGCCGAAGAAAAGTGGGAAATGTTTCCCAGCAGAGATGATGTGCTCTCCGGCATTCGTCTGATGGAACGGCTGAGTTATTAA
- a CDS encoding DegT/DnrJ/EryC1/StrS family aminotransferase: protein MDILFDVNIVVDLCARREPFYSQALQVEEFCRAHGMRVRLYTGSVQTIHFVLAAALADHDKNSGVEMQRRGFYLREARQLLEVYSSDILWQAALSEDGQVFDNEDPEDAQLIKAVDRLGKDAVLLTRDEGLLNRCTKAVTPSDFLLRSTETDKQPAIAFCDLAAQLDTFRPQMEKAILDVVESTAYIKGPALDRLETELSDYLDGSVESICCSSGTDALLIALMALDVHPGDEVIIPDFTFIATGEVVSFLGAVPVFCDVDPVTYNLDPSRIEALISDKTIGIIPVSIFGQCADMDAINTIADRHGLWVMEDAAQSFGAEYKGRKSCTMSKVATTSFFPAKPLGCYGDGGAIFTADTELAGKMRTILNHGQERRYHHSMIGLNGRMDTLQAAVVSVKLRNFDRELELRNKVAQEYTRKLSELTETPRVLEHNTSVWAQYTLVHKRRDHIRSALSNAGIPTAVHYPVPLHKQQAFAYLKRPVDCPVTEKLSEQVFSLPMHPFLKEPEISRIADTIRKVLQ from the coding sequence ATGGATATACTGTTCGACGTAAATATTGTTGTCGATCTATGTGCCCGGCGTGAGCCATTCTACTCCCAGGCGCTTCAGGTTGAAGAGTTTTGTCGTGCTCATGGTATGAGGGTTCGATTATATACCGGCAGCGTTCAGACGATACACTTTGTTCTCGCTGCGGCACTTGCGGATCACGATAAGAACTCAGGCGTTGAGATGCAGCGCAGAGGATTTTACCTGCGGGAAGCACGCCAGCTGCTTGAAGTATATTCGAGCGACATACTCTGGCAGGCGGCTCTAAGCGAAGACGGTCAGGTTTTTGATAATGAAGACCCGGAGGACGCGCAACTCATCAAGGCGGTAGATCGACTAGGGAAAGACGCTGTATTGCTTACCAGAGACGAAGGTTTGCTTAATCGCTGTACTAAGGCAGTAACCCCCTCCGATTTTCTGTTGCGCTCTACCGAGACGGACAAACAACCGGCCATTGCCTTCTGCGATCTCGCTGCGCAGCTCGATACCTTCCGGCCGCAGATGGAAAAGGCGATCCTCGATGTAGTAGAGTCAACGGCCTATATCAAAGGACCCGCCCTCGACCGCCTGGAAACTGAGTTAAGCGATTACCTTGACGGCTCGGTCGAGTCGATTTGCTGTTCAAGCGGGACCGATGCCTTGCTGATTGCCCTGATGGCTCTGGATGTACATCCCGGAGACGAGGTGATAATCCCTGATTTTACCTTTATTGCCACGGGGGAGGTAGTTTCATTTCTTGGTGCGGTCCCGGTATTCTGTGACGTTGATCCTGTTACCTATAATCTTGATCCGTCACGTATCGAAGCCCTGATAAGCGATAAAACCATAGGGATTATTCCCGTAAGCATTTTCGGGCAATGCGCGGACATGGATGCGATTAATACTATAGCCGACAGGCACGGTCTATGGGTCATGGAAGATGCCGCCCAGTCTTTTGGGGCTGAATACAAGGGCAGGAAGTCCTGCACTATGAGCAAGGTTGCTACCACCAGTTTCTTCCCCGCCAAACCCCTGGGCTGCTACGGAGACGGTGGTGCCATTTTTACTGCGGATACGGAACTTGCGGGTAAAATGCGGACTATTCTGAATCACGGCCAGGAGAGGCGCTATCATCATTCCATGATCGGTCTTAACGGACGCATGGATACCCTTCAGGCAGCGGTGGTATCGGTAAAACTGCGGAATTTTGATAGGGAGCTTGAGCTGCGCAATAAGGTAGCGCAGGAATATACCAGAAAGTTATCTGAACTGACGGAAACCCCCAGGGTGCTGGAACATAATACTTCAGTATGGGCCCAGTATACCCTGGTACATAAAAGGCGCGACCATATTCGTTCTGCACTTTCCAATGCCGGAATCCCAACCGCGGTTCATTACCCTGTCCCACTCCACAAACAGCAGGCCTTCGCATACCTGAAAAGGCCGGTTGACTGCCCGGTTACCGAAAAGCTTTCTGAACAGGTTTTCAGTCTTCCCATGCATCCTTTTCTAAAAGAGCCGGAAATTTCCCGGATCGCGGATACCATAAGGAAGGTCCTTCAGTGA
- a CDS encoding acyltransferase gives MIDSEVFIHQSSYVDEGAVVGTGTKIWHFSHVMAGAVIGEGCSLGQNVNIGGRAVLGNGVKVQNNVSIYDDVILEDDVFCGPSCVFTNVINPRAFVERKQEYRKTLVKRGASIGANATIVCGVTLGEYCFVGAGSVVTRDAPAYAQVYGSPARQHGWVCRCGMKLPDELLCSECGMQYALQDGALQPVRN, from the coding sequence GTGATTGATTCCGAGGTCTTTATTCACCAATCCAGTTATGTTGATGAGGGTGCTGTTGTCGGAACGGGAACAAAAATCTGGCATTTCTCCCATGTAATGGCTGGAGCTGTAATCGGTGAAGGCTGTTCCCTGGGGCAGAATGTCAATATAGGCGGACGGGCGGTACTCGGAAACGGTGTAAAGGTCCAGAACAATGTATCCATTTATGATGATGTAATACTTGAAGACGATGTGTTTTGCGGTCCTTCCTGCGTTTTTACCAATGTGATTAACCCCAGGGCCTTTGTTGAACGCAAGCAAGAATATCGAAAAACCCTCGTTAAACGGGGAGCCTCCATCGGGGCCAATGCAACCATAGTCTGCGGAGTAACACTAGGGGAATACTGCTTTGTGGGCGCAGGCAGTGTGGTAACCAGGGATGCTCCTGCTTATGCCCAGGTATATGGTTCGCCGGCCCGACAACATGGCTGGGTGTGCCGCTGCGGAATGAAACTCCCTGATGAGCTCTTATGTTCTGAGTGCGGCATGCAGTATGCTCTGCAAGACGGAGCCCTGCAGCCGGTAAGAAATTAA
- a CDS encoding nucleotide sugar dehydrogenase: MSLYTDWMEKLEQNDFTVGILGLGYVGLPLAVTFALKNVKVLGFEKSTGKVRDINAGKNYIADVADDDLKKVVSNKHLSATDDFSRLSECDAVLICVPTPLDRFKKPDMSYIESACRSIGNSMRRGMFIALESTTYPTTTENFMLPILEEVSGMKCCEDFFLAYSPERVDPGNKSYKTDNTPKVVGSIGEDAREIALKLYGKAIKQLYPVSSPKAAEMVKILENTYRLVNISLINELALLSGKMGINIWEVIDAAKTKPYGFQAFYPGPGIGGHCIPLDPFYLEYIAKNFNFDLSMIHTAGQINTLMPHRMMNKIMFALNRMGKSVNGSKILFLGIAYKPDIGDSRESPALMVMDEIQRKRGIVLFHDPYIKEAESESGNRYTGKDLSDELVQEVDCVVFSTNHSVFDVNHIVEKASLVVDLRNAVKNVNIENEKVFKL, encoded by the coding sequence ATGAGTCTGTATACCGATTGGATGGAAAAACTTGAGCAAAACGACTTTACTGTAGGAATCCTTGGCCTCGGCTATGTTGGTCTGCCCCTGGCGGTAACCTTTGCTCTGAAGAATGTAAAAGTGCTTGGCTTCGAAAAAAGTACAGGAAAGGTCCGCGATATAAATGCCGGTAAAAATTATATCGCCGATGTTGCAGACGATGATCTTAAGAAGGTAGTTTCCAATAAACATCTGAGCGCCACGGATGATTTTTCCAGGCTGTCAGAGTGCGATGCCGTCCTGATTTGTGTTCCTACACCCCTGGACAGGTTTAAAAAACCTGACATGAGCTATATAGAATCAGCCTGTCGATCCATAGGAAACTCCATGCGCCGGGGAATGTTTATTGCCCTGGAGAGTACTACGTATCCCACGACCACCGAAAATTTCATGCTCCCCATACTGGAAGAGGTGTCGGGCATGAAATGCTGTGAGGATTTTTTCCTTGCCTATTCCCCGGAACGGGTAGACCCCGGCAACAAGTCGTATAAAACAGATAACACCCCGAAGGTAGTCGGCAGCATTGGAGAAGATGCCCGGGAAATCGCTCTTAAGCTGTACGGTAAGGCAATTAAACAGCTCTATCCGGTTTCCAGCCCAAAAGCCGCGGAAATGGTGAAAATCCTTGAAAATACGTATCGTCTGGTTAATATCTCCCTTATAAATGAGCTGGCCCTTCTGTCCGGTAAAATGGGCATCAATATCTGGGAGGTTATCGATGCGGCCAAGACAAAGCCCTACGGGTTCCAGGCCTTTTATCCAGGGCCTGGAATCGGCGGCCACTGCATTCCCCTTGATCCGTTTTACCTTGAGTACATCGCCAAGAATTTTAACTTTGATCTTTCCATGATTCATACGGCAGGCCAGATCAATACCCTTATGCCCCACCGCATGATGAACAAGATCATGTTCGCCTTGAACCGTATGGGTAAATCGGTTAACGGATCGAAAATACTGTTCCTCGGTATTGCCTATAAACCGGATATCGGCGATTCCCGGGAAAGCCCCGCGTTAATGGTAATGGATGAGATACAAAGAAAGCGTGGAATAGTACTGTTCCACGATCCGTACATTAAGGAAGCTGAAAGCGAATCCGGGAATCGTTATACCGGGAAGGATCTCAGTGATGAACTTGTTCAGGAAGTCGACTGCGTTGTCTTCAGCACCAACCATTCGGTATTCGATGTCAATCACATTGTAGAAAAGGCAAGCCTGGTGGTTGATCTGAGAAATGCTGTAAAGAATGTGAATATTGAGAATGAAAAGGTATTCAAGTTGTGA
- the wecB gene encoding UDP-N-acetylglucosamine 2-epimerase (non-hydrolyzing), with amino-acid sequence MKIVTVVGARPQFVKAAVLSRHIRSDRYKGKISELIVHTGQHYDRNMSEVFFSEMQIPHPDVNLGISGGSHGSMTGEMLAKIEEVLAEHKPDLVMVYGDTNSTLAGALAAAKLHISVAHVEAGLRSFNMIMPEEINRVLTDHIAEYLFCPSAVSVENLRKEGIPKHLTPEKKSKVFTCGDIMFDASLFYREINAQRKEEDKIIHRLNIGPDFVLTTVHRAENTDNPARLEAIFSAMNEMEETNFILPLHPRTGKIVKERGITINSNVRVIEPVGYFDMLDLEEHCRLIMTDSGGVQKEAYFFGKPCITLRDETEWVETVQSGWNRLVGAEKDTIKMALMKAVAPKTQESLYGDGDAGTYILESLLENND; translated from the coding sequence TTGAAAATCGTTACTGTTGTGGGTGCCCGGCCGCAGTTTGTAAAGGCTGCGGTACTGAGCCGCCATATCCGTTCGGACAGATATAAAGGGAAAATCTCCGAGCTTATTGTACACACAGGGCAGCACTATGACAGGAATATGTCGGAGGTTTTTTTCAGCGAGATGCAGATCCCGCATCCCGATGTAAACCTTGGCATTTCCGGCGGGTCCCACGGTTCAATGACGGGAGAAATGCTGGCAAAGATCGAAGAAGTGCTTGCGGAACACAAGCCTGACCTTGTTATGGTCTACGGTGATACCAACTCTACCCTGGCAGGGGCCCTGGCTGCAGCCAAACTGCATATTTCTGTCGCCCACGTGGAAGCGGGCCTGCGCAGCTTTAACATGATCATGCCGGAAGAAATCAACCGTGTTTTAACTGATCACATAGCTGAATACTTGTTTTGTCCTTCCGCAGTTTCAGTAGAAAACCTGCGTAAAGAGGGAATTCCAAAACACTTAACACCTGAAAAAAAATCAAAAGTATTTACGTGCGGTGATATAATGTTTGACGCTTCGCTGTTTTACCGGGAAATTAATGCGCAAAGGAAGGAAGAGGACAAGATAATTCATCGTCTGAATATTGGTCCGGATTTTGTTTTAACCACGGTTCATCGCGCAGAAAACACTGATAACCCTGCAAGACTTGAGGCCATTTTTTCTGCCATGAATGAGATGGAAGAAACAAACTTTATTTTGCCCCTGCATCCGCGGACAGGAAAAATTGTGAAAGAAAGGGGAATCACAATAAACAGCAATGTGCGGGTTATTGAACCTGTAGGATATTTTGATATGCTTGATCTTGAAGAACATTGCCGATTGATTATGACAGATTCCGGCGGAGTACAGAAGGAGGCCTATTTTTTCGGAAAACCCTGTATAACCCTCCGGGACGAGACCGAATGGGTCGAGACTGTGCAGTCGGGCTGGAACCGCCTTGTCGGAGCGGAAAAAGACACCATTAAAATGGCCCTGATGAAAGCTGTTGCTCCGAAGACCCAGGAATCACTCTACGGAGATGGAGACGCGGGCACTTATATACTGGAAAGCTTATTGGAAAACAATGACTAA
- a CDS encoding Gfo/Idh/MocA family oxidoreductase — protein sequence MINIALIGCGRIAKRHSDLLGTGTIQGARLAAVCDSVPEKARAIGEKYNIPWFTSIDTMLSSNIDINAASVLSESGLHAEHAIKVASYGVHVIVEKPMALTLTDADKMILACDKNNVKLFVVKQNRFNIPVIQLRKALEAGRFGKLVLGTIRVRWCRPQGYYDQDSWRGTWALDGGVLTNQASHHIDLLEWMMGDVESVFARSTTALVNIEAEDTAVATLKFQNGAIGIIEATTATRPKDLEGSISVLGEKGSVEIGGFAVNEMKVWQFTEPEPEDADVMKKYSVNPPNVYGFGHQAYYEHVIDCLENNSAQLVDGIEGRKSLELISALYESIETGKEVFLRFNPKKCRLGVRNEK from the coding sequence ATGATTAATATCGCTTTAATTGGCTGCGGAAGAATAGCAAAACGCCATTCCGATTTATTGGGGACGGGAACAATACAAGGAGCCAGACTCGCTGCTGTATGTGACAGTGTTCCTGAAAAAGCCAGGGCAATTGGTGAAAAATATAATATCCCCTGGTTTACCAGCATTGATACAATGCTGAGCAGTAATATAGATATCAATGCCGCATCTGTATTATCGGAGAGTGGTCTTCACGCCGAACATGCAATTAAAGTTGCTTCGTACGGTGTGCATGTCATTGTAGAAAAACCGATGGCCTTGACCTTGACCGATGCGGATAAAATGATCCTTGCCTGCGATAAGAACAATGTAAAGCTCTTTGTCGTAAAGCAGAACCGCTTCAATATTCCGGTAATTCAATTGCGCAAAGCTTTAGAAGCCGGACGTTTTGGGAAGCTCGTTTTGGGTACTATTCGCGTTCGCTGGTGCAGACCTCAGGGGTATTACGACCAGGACTCCTGGCGTGGGACCTGGGCTCTGGATGGCGGTGTGCTAACCAATCAGGCAAGTCATCATATAGATTTACTGGAATGGATGATGGGTGATGTTGAAAGCGTTTTTGCCCGCAGTACAACAGCCCTTGTTAACATAGAAGCAGAAGATACTGCCGTTGCCACCTTGAAATTTCAAAACGGCGCTATTGGTATAATAGAAGCAACCACCGCAACCCGGCCAAAGGATCTTGAAGGATCTATTTCTGTCCTTGGCGAAAAAGGATCAGTTGAAATCGGCGGGTTCGCGGTCAATGAAATGAAAGTGTGGCAGTTCACAGAGCCGGAACCGGAAGATGCAGATGTAATGAAAAAATATTCAGTGAATCCTCCAAATGTTTATGGATTTGGACATCAGGCATACTATGAGCATGTTATTGATTGTCTTGAGAATAACAGCGCTCAACTGGTAGATGGCATTGAGGGAAGAAAAAGTCTCGAATTAATTTCTGCGTTGTATGAATCGATAGAGACCGGAAAGGAAGTTTTTCTCCGATTCAATCCCAAAAAATGCCGTTTGGGTGTGCGAAATGAAAAATGA
- a CDS encoding acyltransferase, whose translation MKNDAILKQVGVRNTDFGTNVVVVEPVNIYEAEIGSECFIGPFVEIQKDVKIGNKTKIQSHSFICELVTIGNDCVIAHGVMFINDTFSSGEPARGDKTRWKETRIGNSVYIGSNATILPVTVCDHVVIGAGSVVTRDINEPGTYAGNPARKIR comes from the coding sequence ATGAAAAATGACGCAATACTTAAGCAAGTCGGTGTACGGAATACTGATTTTGGAACGAATGTCGTGGTTGTTGAACCTGTAAATATATATGAAGCTGAGATTGGAAGTGAGTGCTTTATTGGCCCTTTTGTCGAGATTCAGAAAGACGTGAAGATCGGGAACAAGACCAAAATTCAGTCTCATTCCTTTATTTGCGAACTGGTTACCATTGGTAATGATTGTGTTATCGCACATGGTGTAATGTTCATTAACGATACATTTTCCTCAGGCGAGCCTGCCCGGGGAGATAAAACCAGGTGGAAAGAGACGCGGATAGGAAATAGTGTTTATATAGGCTCAAATGCAACCATTTTACCGGTAACAGTTTGCGACCATGTGGTTATTGGGGCCGGTTCAGTTGTTACCAGGGATATTAATGAACCGGGAACCTATGCCGGCAACCCCGCCAGAAAAATTCGCTGA
- a CDS encoding DegT/DnrJ/EryC1/StrS family aminotransferase: protein MNKSINRVLLDHEILFSYIRNNQNGLKSLESDLFEHFKKEQVLLSMSSVSLINKSVKSEYPALIDDLFVFYNRLTLISPPNWIDWNNKLVKQDFDAYLLGLAADSVDACILTERKSVFMYSDRAVSLDTLRATVREQEPLFPFLDLKQQYLSINQDIDHAINSVIGTSSFIGGKSLKNFEDNFARYLDADYCVGVGNGTDAIEIALEALNLPPGSEVIVPANTFIATSEAVTRCGLRVVFCDCDEHNYTIDIKDAKKRISGKTRAIVAVHLYGHPADVDSLKEIADEQGIKIIEDCAQAHGAEYKGQKVGALCDLGTFSFYPGKNLGAYGDGGAIVTNNTELAEKCRMIANHGRISKYDHQFEGRNSRLDTLQAAILNVKLQYLEKWTTQRIAIADTYLEQLSDCRDIVLPKREEWARQVYHLFVIRAKQRDELRKYLDNHNIQTGIHYPIALPKLEAYTYVNQQNDRMFANTMDNELLSLPIGEHLSVNDAVLISERIKEFFCNG, encoded by the coding sequence ATGAATAAATCAATAAACAGAGTGCTTCTCGATCATGAGATACTATTCTCATATATCCGTAATAATCAAAATGGACTAAAGTCATTGGAATCAGACCTCTTTGAACACTTTAAAAAAGAACAAGTTTTGCTGTCAATGTCATCGGTGTCTTTGATAAACAAGTCGGTTAAATCGGAGTATCCAGCGCTCATTGATGATTTATTTGTTTTCTATAATCGACTTACCTTGATTAGCCCGCCGAATTGGATAGATTGGAATAATAAGCTTGTAAAACAGGATTTTGATGCATATTTACTTGGTCTTGCTGCGGACAGTGTAGATGCCTGTATTCTGACAGAAAGAAAAAGCGTATTCATGTATTCGGATCGGGCAGTATCTCTTGATACATTACGCGCGACAGTCAGGGAGCAGGAACCTTTATTTCCTTTTCTTGATCTTAAACAACAATATCTGAGCATAAATCAGGATATTGATCATGCTATTAATTCGGTAATAGGGACGTCTTCGTTTATCGGCGGGAAAAGTCTTAAGAATTTTGAAGATAACTTTGCCCGGTATCTTGATGCGGATTATTGTGTAGGGGTCGGAAACGGAACGGATGCGATTGAGATTGCCCTTGAAGCACTGAATCTTCCACCGGGTAGCGAAGTAATTGTACCGGCTAATACATTTATCGCGACTTCAGAAGCTGTGACCAGATGTGGTTTAAGAGTTGTTTTCTGTGATTGTGACGAGCATAACTATACAATTGACATCAAGGATGCAAAAAAGAGGATATCCGGGAAAACACGTGCAATAGTAGCTGTGCATCTCTACGGCCATCCGGCGGATGTCGATAGTCTTAAGGAAATTGCGGATGAGCAGGGAATTAAAATTATTGAGGATTGCGCCCAGGCCCATGGTGCTGAATATAAAGGGCAGAAGGTTGGAGCTCTGTGTGATCTGGGGACCTTTAGTTTTTACCCAGGAAAGAACCTTGGCGCATACGGCGACGGCGGAGCAATTGTTACCAACAACACGGAACTTGCTGAAAAATGCAGAATGATTGCGAACCACGGCAGGATCTCTAAATATGATCATCAATTTGAAGGGCGGAATTCGCGTCTCGACACCTTACAGGCCGCGATTCTGAATGTTAAACTTCAATATCTTGAAAAGTGGACTACGCAGCGGATTGCAATTGCTGATACATACCTGGAACAATTATCTGATTGCCGTGATATTGTATTGCCCAAACGAGAAGAATGGGCCAGGCAGGTGTATCATCTTTTTGTTATCCGCGCAAAACAGAGGGATGAATTAAGAAAATATCTGGATAATCACAATATACAGACCGGTATTCACTATCCTATTGCTCTTCCCAAACTTGAAGCATACACATATGTTAATCAACAAAATGACCGGATGTTTGCGAACACTATGGATAATGAATTGTTAAGTCTTCCAATAGGAGAGCATTTATCTGTAAATGATGCAGTCCTGATTTCTGAACGAATCAAAGAGTTTTTCTGTAATGGATAA
- a CDS encoding glycosyltransferase: MDKELKKIKVAHINNPPALGVDKKLLLEAQAAYDEGLNFDFYIIKSSFDDRDVKNVHYRKDYKLWYEGTKLRFIGRFFNWKNRLPDIVDFDMYDMIILRFGKVSFSKYDLFKRYGHKILTEHHTDEVGEIRSKKTLKRYLLGTVVSLISKRSLKLVAGIIAVTNEIRKVELNKAGNKPSVVITNGIGVEQTPFSGFKQFNETNLDLVFVSSHFQAWQGVDRLFEGIKQYKGSVTITLYLIGNYGNDLKLLADEINSEGKHRIVLTGRIEGEKIAEYYETANLAVGSLAQHRRNMKEACTLKIREYMARGIPFIYAYDDPDVPENASFAVKFNNDDSPINVDRIIDFARAVSSSPDMAVSLRNIAKKNLDWRVKVRQMYDFAAKVYRQQNNEQPE; this comes from the coding sequence ATGGATAAAGAATTGAAAAAGATTAAGGTCGCGCATATTAATAATCCTCCTGCCCTGGGTGTGGATAAAAAGCTTCTCCTGGAAGCGCAGGCAGCGTATGACGAAGGTTTGAATTTTGATTTCTATATTATAAAGTCCTCCTTCGATGACCGTGATGTAAAGAATGTTCACTATCGTAAAGACTATAAGCTATGGTATGAGGGGACTAAACTTAGATTCATAGGCAGGTTTTTTAACTGGAAAAACCGTCTGCCCGATATAGTTGATTTTGATATGTATGACATGATCATTCTTAGATTTGGTAAGGTGTCCTTTAGTAAGTATGATTTGTTCAAAAGGTACGGTCACAAGATACTCACAGAACATCATACTGACGAGGTTGGTGAAATCCGTTCAAAGAAAACTCTTAAACGATATCTGCTTGGAACTGTGGTGAGTCTGATTTCTAAGCGTTCTTTGAAGCTTGTTGCTGGAATTATTGCAGTGACAAATGAAATACGAAAAGTCGAGTTGAATAAAGCGGGGAACAAACCTTCAGTAGTAATTACCAACGGAATCGGTGTAGAACAGACTCCGTTCAGCGGATTCAAACAGTTTAACGAAACAAACTTGGATCTCGTTTTTGTCTCGTCGCATTTTCAAGCCTGGCAAGGGGTGGATAGACTGTTTGAAGGAATCAAACAGTATAAAGGATCGGTAACAATTACTCTTTACCTGATAGGTAATTATGGAAACGATTTAAAGCTGCTTGCTGACGAAATCAACTCAGAAGGAAAGCATCGAATTGTCTTAACGGGTAGAATTGAAGGTGAAAAGATAGCAGAATACTATGAAACCGCTAATTTGGCTGTGGGGTCACTCGCGCAGCATCGACGCAACATGAAAGAGGCCTGCACTCTTAAGATTCGTGAATATATGGCACGCGGAATACCTTTTATCTATGCGTATGATGATCCGGATGTCCCGGAAAATGCTTCATTTGCCGTGAAGTTTAATAACGATGATTCGCCGATCAATGTAGATAGAATCATTGATTTCGCACGGGCAGTATCCTCGAGTCCCGATATGGCTGTGTCTCTTCGTAATATAGCTAAGAAAAACCTTGATTGGAGAGTCAAGGTCCGCCAAATGTACGATTTTGCCGCAAAAGTATATAGACAGCAGAACAACGAGCAGCCAGAATGA